The following are from one region of the Microbacterium sp. cx-55 genome:
- the menD gene encoding 2-succinyl-5-enolpyruvyl-6-hydroxy-3-cyclohexene-1-carboxylic-acid synthase → MSAQDTAGRAPATDAATALLGRLVERGLTEIVLSPGSRSQALALVAAEFERAGLVRVHVRIDERVAGFTALGIGRESRMPAVVVCTSGTAVANLLPAALEAHHSGVPMLLLTADRPPELRGVGANQTTRQPGLFTAATRFEADAPVPDEIDPDGTGAQTAMVRQLADEALDAALGSGLRSAGPVHLNLPFREPLAGVLPPWAATAVGGESEPAETEAPTEEVAASGALYQGGGGIGESDGPADVADAPEILHRGLRTIVIAGADAGPDAERIAHEGGWPLVAEIVSGARFGRNIVHGYRDLLADPHLGGRIERAVVLGHPTLSREVTAVLARDDIEVVALRGPGEPLNLNGTTTPVDEIAVAPGAGDREWLGEWMRASRAASVDLTPPAPDADALASTNPSERLGAISAELGVIRAPLDRAALADAVWRATWPHDRLMFGSSRLVRVADRLLGGKKVPVHANRGLAGIDGTVATGLGIALASQRDGRPGVTRVLLGDLTLLHDVGALLFPGAEQEPRIQVIVGNDGGGTIFDGLEVAAVADADAMDRVLYTPQSARFEHLAQAYGWEYQRVTTRAALDQALTSPAGGRQIIEVPLPR, encoded by the coding sequence GTGAGCGCGCAAGACACCGCCGGTCGCGCACCGGCGACGGATGCGGCGACTGCCCTGCTCGGGCGTCTGGTGGAGCGCGGTCTCACCGAGATCGTGCTCAGCCCGGGGTCGCGCTCGCAGGCCCTCGCGCTCGTCGCCGCCGAGTTCGAACGCGCCGGTCTCGTGCGCGTCCACGTGCGGATCGATGAGCGGGTCGCGGGGTTCACTGCGCTCGGCATCGGGCGGGAGTCGCGGATGCCGGCGGTCGTGGTGTGCACGTCGGGCACCGCGGTCGCGAACCTGCTGCCCGCGGCGCTCGAGGCGCATCACTCGGGTGTGCCGATGCTGCTGCTCACCGCCGACCGCCCGCCGGAGCTCCGCGGCGTCGGCGCGAATCAGACCACCCGCCAGCCCGGCCTGTTCACCGCCGCGACGCGGTTCGAGGCCGACGCCCCGGTGCCGGACGAGATCGATCCCGACGGCACGGGCGCCCAGACGGCGATGGTGCGTCAGCTCGCCGACGAGGCGCTCGATGCGGCGCTCGGCTCAGGGCTGCGCTCCGCGGGCCCCGTGCACCTCAACCTGCCGTTCCGCGAGCCGCTCGCCGGGGTGCTTCCGCCGTGGGCGGCGACCGCCGTGGGCGGCGAGTCCGAACCCGCCGAGACGGAGGCGCCGACCGAGGAGGTCGCCGCATCCGGTGCGCTGTACCAGGGCGGCGGCGGGATCGGCGAGTCCGACGGACCCGCCGACGTCGCGGACGCCCCCGAGATCCTGCACCGCGGGCTTCGCACGATCGTCATCGCCGGCGCGGATGCCGGCCCCGACGCGGAGCGCATCGCGCACGAGGGCGGATGGCCGCTCGTCGCTGAGATCGTCAGCGGCGCGCGGTTCGGTCGCAACATCGTGCACGGATACCGCGATCTGCTCGCCGATCCGCACCTCGGCGGTCGCATCGAGCGTGCCGTCGTGCTCGGCCACCCGACGCTCAGCCGCGAGGTCACCGCCGTGCTCGCACGCGATGACATCGAGGTGGTGGCGCTCCGCGGCCCCGGTGAACCGCTCAACCTGAACGGCACGACGACCCCGGTCGATGAGATCGCGGTGGCCCCGGGCGCCGGCGACCGCGAATGGCTGGGGGAGTGGATGCGGGCGTCGCGCGCCGCATCCGTCGATCTGACCCCGCCGGCACCGGATGCCGATGCCCTCGCCTCGACGAATCCGAGCGAGCGTCTCGGAGCGATCTCGGCCGAACTCGGCGTGATCCGCGCGCCGCTCGATCGCGCGGCGCTCGCCGATGCCGTCTGGCGGGCGACCTGGCCGCACGATCGGCTCATGTTCGGGTCGTCGCGGCTCGTGCGGGTCGCCGATCGCCTGCTCGGCGGCAAGAAGGTGCCCGTGCACGCGAATCGCGGGCTCGCCGGTATCGACGGCACGGTCGCGACGGGGCTCGGCATTGCGCTCGCCAGCCAGCGCGACGGTCGTCCGGGAGTCACCCGCGTGCTGCTCGGCGACCTGACGCTGCTGCACGATGTCGGGGCGTTGCTCTTCCCCGGCGCGGAGCAGGAGCCGCGCATCCAGGTGATCGTCGGCAACGACGGCGGCGGCACGATCTTCGACGGTCTCGAGGTCGCGGCGGTCGCCGACGCCGATGCGATGGACCGGGTGCTCTACACCCCGCAGTCCGCGCGCTTCGAACATCTCGCGCAGGCGTACGGCTGGGAGTATCAGCGCGTCACGACCCGCGCCGCCCTCGACCAGGCCCTGACCTCGCCCGCCGGTGGCCGCCAGATCATCGAGGTCCCGCTCCCGCGCTGA
- a CDS encoding PLD nuclease N-terminal domain-containing protein, protein MARLLLILALVAVVFWVYTAVDCALQPSTRHRGVSKGAWIVIVILLPVVGGILWLLVGRGRRSTPVVRRAPDDDPQFLRTIGSISDQDERIRRLEEELAQLDAEGDDAEPGPPAPHRPGDDDDTRAS, encoded by the coding sequence ATGGCGAGGCTCCTGCTCATTCTGGCGCTCGTGGCCGTCGTCTTCTGGGTGTACACCGCCGTCGATTGCGCGTTGCAGCCGTCGACGCGGCACCGAGGCGTCAGCAAGGGTGCCTGGATCGTCATCGTGATCCTGCTCCCCGTGGTGGGCGGCATCCTCTGGCTCCTCGTCGGCCGTGGCCGGCGCAGCACTCCCGTCGTGCGCCGCGCACCCGATGACGATCCGCAGTTCCTCCGCACGATCGGTTCGATCAGCGATCAGGACGAACGCATCCGTCGGCTCGAAGAAGAACTCGCCCAGCTCGACGCCGAAGGCGACGACGCAGAACCCGGGCCGCCGGCGCCGCATCGTCCGGGCGACGACGACGACACCCGCGCCAGCTGA
- a CDS encoding DUF4229 domain-containing protein, with protein sequence MKARPAIVYSILRILAFLVPFGILMLFPVFQDLYWLAAIFAALIGLSLSLLLLRRPLADATAGLGQPRAPRRVAGAEDAEAEDAVADDAAGTTPTAPDAAGTTPADAGAAPDATR encoded by the coding sequence GTGAAGGCCCGTCCCGCGATCGTCTACTCGATCTTGCGAATTCTCGCGTTCCTGGTGCCCTTCGGCATCCTGATGCTGTTCCCCGTGTTCCAGGATCTGTACTGGCTGGCGGCCATCTTCGCCGCCCTCATCGGCCTCAGCCTGTCGCTGCTCCTGCTGCGCCGTCCCCTCGCGGATGCCACGGCCGGCCTCGGGCAACCGCGCGCGCCCCGCCGCGTCGCCGGCGCAGAAGACGCGGAGGCCGAAGACGCCGTCGCCGACGATGCCGCAGGCACCACGCCCACCGCGCCCGACGCCGCTGGCACCACGCCCGCCGACGCTGGCGCCGCGCCCGACGCCACGCGCTGA
- a CDS encoding 1,4-dihydroxy-2-naphthoate polyprenyltransferase, producing MAGTPRKKSRSGTKRPHPRGNPQKAHVSRDPRTPVKATARDWIGAARLRTLPLAITPVLIGTGAARLADNEFHWLLALGCLAVAVLLQIGVNYANDYSDGVRGTDDVRVGPARLTGAGKARPRTVLLVSLAFFALAGVAGLAMTIRTQQWFLIAIGAVCIVAAWFYTGGKRPYGYNALGEVFVFVFFGLVATVGTTFIQVQIVPQEAWFGAVAAGLFACAVLLANNLRDIDQDRTAGKRTLSVLIGTRGTQVLFTVFVLVPFGIGVWLAVFYPIAWLTLMALLLALPAILIVWTFGKPRELVVALSLTSFASVAYGALLFWAFTG from the coding sequence GTGGCAGGCACCCCGCGTAAGAAGTCCCGATCCGGCACGAAGCGTCCGCATCCGCGCGGCAATCCGCAGAAGGCGCACGTCTCTCGAGACCCGCGCACCCCGGTGAAGGCGACGGCCCGCGACTGGATCGGCGCGGCACGGCTTCGGACCCTCCCGCTCGCGATCACGCCCGTGCTGATCGGCACGGGCGCCGCCCGGCTCGCCGACAACGAGTTCCACTGGCTGCTCGCACTCGGCTGCCTCGCGGTCGCGGTGCTGCTGCAGATCGGCGTCAACTACGCGAACGACTACAGCGACGGGGTGCGCGGCACCGACGACGTGCGCGTCGGACCCGCGCGCCTGACCGGCGCCGGCAAGGCGCGCCCGCGCACCGTGCTTCTCGTCTCGCTCGCCTTCTTCGCGCTCGCCGGCGTCGCGGGGCTCGCGATGACCATCCGCACGCAGCAGTGGTTCCTGATCGCGATCGGGGCCGTCTGCATCGTCGCCGCCTGGTTCTACACCGGCGGTAAACGACCGTACGGCTACAACGCGCTCGGCGAGGTCTTCGTCTTCGTCTTCTTCGGCCTGGTCGCGACGGTCGGCACGACATTCATCCAGGTGCAGATCGTTCCGCAGGAGGCCTGGTTCGGTGCGGTCGCGGCGGGGCTGTTCGCCTGCGCCGTCCTCCTCGCCAACAATCTGCGCGACATCGACCAGGACCGCACCGCGGGCAAGCGCACCCTGAGCGTCCTGATCGGCACGCGCGGCACCCAGGTGCTCTTCACGGTGTTCGTGCTCGTGCCGTTCGGAATCGGCGTCTGGCTCGCGGTCTTCTACCCCATCGCGTGGCTGACGCTCATGGCGCTCCTGCTCGCGCTGCCCGCGATCCTGATCGTCTGGACCTTCGGCAAGCCGCGCGAACTCGTCGTCGCACTGAGCCTGACGTCGTTCGCCTCGGTGGCCTACGGCGCGCTGCTCTTCTGGGCGTTCACCGGCTGA
- a CDS encoding AMP-binding protein yields MTAVPPDGAGARDVLRAVRRAVEGAGPAVLLGAADPVQVPAGTAAVVTTSGSTGYPKSVLLSRSALTASAFATRDRIGEGAWLLALPAAYVAGLQVLVRSLMAGREPAVLEGRFSPSAFTAATRLMASSRGGDRVPTYTSLVPTQLIRLVEAAEQAGGADVRDALRSFEAILIGGQALPEPVHARAAALGARVVRTYGASETAGGCVYDGVPLDGVRMRIESGELQLAGPTLADGYLGDPERTDAAFARDDDGLRWYRTGDAAEISSGRLRVHGRLDNVIVSGGVNVSLDRVERIVRGLPGLAEAVVVGVPDAQWGEASVVVFAGDDDDDDGDDGALLRAVRDAVGAELGAPARPSRVRRVDALSTLSSGKPDRVALRHLAAG; encoded by the coding sequence CCGTGCTGCTCGGCGCGGCCGATCCCGTCCAGGTTCCCGCGGGCACCGCGGCGGTCGTCACGACGTCCGGGTCGACCGGATACCCGAAGAGCGTGCTGCTCAGTCGGAGCGCCCTCACGGCCAGCGCCTTCGCAACGCGGGACCGCATCGGCGAGGGGGCGTGGCTGCTCGCCCTCCCCGCCGCCTACGTCGCCGGACTCCAGGTGCTGGTGCGCTCGCTCATGGCGGGCCGCGAACCCGCCGTGCTCGAGGGGCGTTTCAGCCCTTCGGCGTTCACCGCGGCCACGCGGCTGATGGCGTCGAGTCGGGGTGGCGACCGCGTCCCCACCTACACCTCGCTCGTTCCCACGCAGCTGATCCGGCTGGTCGAGGCCGCGGAACAGGCGGGCGGCGCGGACGTCCGCGACGCGTTGCGCTCGTTCGAGGCGATTCTGATCGGCGGCCAGGCGCTGCCCGAACCCGTGCACGCGCGGGCCGCAGCGCTCGGCGCCCGGGTAGTGCGCACCTACGGCGCGAGCGAGACCGCGGGCGGCTGCGTGTACGACGGGGTGCCGCTCGACGGCGTCCGGATGCGGATCGAATCCGGTGAGCTGCAGCTCGCGGGCCCGACCCTCGCGGACGGGTACCTCGGCGACCCCGAGCGCACCGATGCCGCCTTCGCCCGCGACGACGACGGCCTCCGCTGGTACCGCACGGGCGACGCGGCGGAGATCTCGAGCGGCCGCCTGCGCGTGCACGGCCGCCTCGACAATGTCATCGTCTCGGGCGGCGTGAATGTCTCGCTCGACCGCGTGGAGCGGATCGTGCGCGGCCTTCCGGGACTCGCGGAGGCTGTCGTCGTCGGGGTGCCCGACGCGCAGTGGGGCGAGGCATCCGTCGTCGTGTTCGCCGGTGACGACGATGACGATGACGGTGATGACGGTGCACTTCTGCGCGCGGTTCGGGATGCGGTCGGCGCCGAGCTCGGTGCCCCCGCGCGTCCGTCGCGCGTGCGGCGAGTGGACGCCCTGTCGACGCTGTCGAGCGGGAAGCCCGATCGGGTGGCGCTGCGGCATCTCGCGGCCGGGTGA